AGCCACCCGAGAGGCCCCGCCCTTGCCCCCTGGCAGGGGGACGCGCAGGGGTCGTGTCCGGGACGTAAAGCGTCGCAACTCGCGCGAAGCGCGGTGAGGAAAGCAGTCCCGGACACGAGCCCCGGAGCGGACCCCGGACGGCCACCCGCCCAAGACCGGACACGCCCAAGCACCCAAAACCCGCACCCCGCAAGGCACCACACCCCGGCCCCGCACCCCGCCAGGGAACCCGCACCCCGGGACCAAGCCCCGCAAGCACCCGCCCCGCCAGGGACCCGCCCCCGCAAGCACCCGCCCCGCCAGGGACCCGCCCCCTACGCCACGTGCTCCCCGTACCGCCTCACCGTTTCCCCCAGGACCTCCACCCCGTCCCGCGCCCACAGCCCCCCGTTGAACAGCTCCACCTCGATCGCGCCCCCGTACCCCGCCCCCTCCACCCGTTCCCGCCACTCCCGCAGGTCGATCGCCCCGTCCCCGATCTGGCCCCGCCCGTCCAGCACCCCCGCCGGCAACGGCGTCGTCCAGTCCGCCAGTTGGAATGCGTGGATCCGGCCCGACGAGCCCGCCCGCGCCACCGCCGCCGGGGCCGTGTCGTCCCACCAGATGTGGTACGTGTCCACCACCACGCCCACCTGCGACGCCGGGAAACGCTCCGCGAGGTCCAGCGCCTGCGTCAGCGTGGAGACCACGCACCGGTCCGCCGCGTACATCGGGTGCAGCGGCTCGATCGCCAGCCGTACGCCCCGCTCGCCCGCGTAAGGAGCCAGCACGGCGAGCGCGTCCGCGATACGTGACCGCGCCGCCGCCAAGTCCCGGCTGCCCGGCGGAAGTCCGCCCGAGACCAGGACCAGCGTGTCCGTGCCGAGCGTCGCCGCCTCGTCGATCGCCGCGCGGTTGTCGTCCAGCGCCCGCGCCCGCTCAGCCGCCTCGATCGCCGTGAGAAAGCCGCCACGGCACAGACTCGTGACCGCCAGCCCCGCGTCCCGTACGAGCTTCGCCGCCGCCTCGACCCCGTACGCCCGCACCGGTTCGCGCCACAGCCCCATCCCCGGAATGCCGAACACCGCACATGCGTCGACGAGTTCGGGGAGGGTGAGCTGCTTCACCGTCATCTGGTTGATGCTGAAGCGCGTCAGGTCGACGGCATCCGGACCGGTCACCGGGCGGCTCCGTACATGTTCACCGGTCACTGCGCGACTCCGTACATGTTCAGCAGGGATTTCATACGGGACTCGGCCAGCGCCGGGTCCGGGAACAGGCCGAGCCCGTCCGCCAGTTCGTAGGCCCGGCAGAGGTGCGGCAGCGAGCGCGCCGACTGCAGGCCGCCCACCATCGTGAAGTGCGACTGGTGTCCGGCCAGCCAGGCCAGCAGCACCACACCCGTCTTGTAGAAGCGCGTCGGCGGCTGGAAGAGATGGCGGGACAACCCGACCGTCGGGTCGAGGCGTTTACGGAAGCCGCAGACATCACCTGTGTCGAGCGCCCGTACCGCATCCGCCGCCAACGGCCCCAGCGGGTCGAAGATCCCGAGCAGCGCATGGCTGAAACCGCGGTCGTCGCCCGCGATCAGTTCGGGGTAGTTGAAGTCGTCGCCGGTGTAGCACCGCACACCTTCGGGGAGTCGCCGGCGCAGATCGATCTCGCGCTGGGCGTCCAGCAGCGAGATCTTGATGCCGTCGATCTTGTCCGGATGGGCGTGGATGACGTCGAGGAGGACCGAGGTGGCCGCGTCCAGGTCGGCGGACCCCCAGTAACCCTCGAGCGCCGGGTCGAACATCGGCCCCAGCCAGTGCAGGATCACCGGCTCGGACGCCTGGCGCAGCAGATAGGAGTAGAGGTCCAGATAGTCGTCCGGAGTACGGGCCGCCGCGGCCAGGGCACGGGATGCCATCAGGATCGCCTGCGCGCCCGTCTCCTCGACGAGCGCGAGCTGTTCCTCGTACGCGGCGCGGACCGCCATCAGGTCGGCGGGCCCCGTCAGCTGATCCGTGCCGACACCGCACGCGATCGCGCCGCCCACCGCCTTCGCCTCCGCCGCCGAGCGCCGGATCAGCTCCGCCGCGCCCGCCCAGTCCAGGCCCATCCCGCGCTGCGCCGTGTCCATCGCCTCCGCCACGCCGAGTCCGTGCGCCCACAGATGGCGGCGGAAGGCGAGCGTCGCGTCCCAGTCCACGGCGGCGGGCGCCCCCCACGACGTATCCGCGTACGGGTCGGCGACGACATGCGCTGCCGAGAAGACCGAACGAGAGGTGAGCGGTGCTTCTCCCGCGGCGAACACGGCCGGTTCGGTGCTGGGTTCGTACACCCCGTGCAGGAGCCTGATCGTCACAGCGACAGCTCCGGTACGTCGAACCGGCGGCCCTCGGCCGAGGACTTCAGGCCCAGCTCGGCGAGCTGCACACCACGGGCGCCCGCCAGCAGGTCCCAGTGGTACGGCTCGCCGAGCGCGACATGGCGCAGGAACAGCTCCCACTGCGCCTTGAAGCCGTTCTCGAACTCCGTGTTGTCCGGCACCTCCTGCCACTGGTCACGGAAGGATTCGGTCGCGGGCAGGTCGGGGTTCCACACCGGCTTCGGGGTGGCGGAGCGGTGCTGGACGCGGCAGCGGCGCAGGCCCGCGACAGCCGAGCCGTGCGTGCCGTCCACCTGGAACTCCACCAGTTCGTCGCGGTTCACGCGTACCGCCCAGGAGGAGTTGATCTGGGCGACGGCCCCGCCCTCCAGCCGGAAGATGCCGTACGCGGAGTCGTCGGCGGTCGCGGCGTACGGCTTGCCGCGCTCGTCCCAGCGCTGCGGGACATGTGTGGCGACCTGCGCCGTCACACTCGTCACCCGGCCGAACAGTTCGTGCAGTACGTACTCCCAGTGCGGGAACATGTCGACGACGATGCCGCCGCCGTCCTCGCTGCGGTAGTTCCAGCTCGGGCGCTGCGCCCCCTGCCAGTCGCCCTCGAAGACCCAGTATCCGAACTCGCCGCGCACGGACAGAATGTCGCCGAAGAAGCTGCCGTCCACGAGCCGCTTCAGCTTCAGCAGCCCCGGCAGGAAGATCTTGTCCTGGACGACGCCGTGTTTGACGCCGGCGGCCTCGGCGAGGCGGGCCAGCTCCAGTGCGCCGGCCAGGTCGGTCGCGGTCGGCTTCTCGGTGTAGATGTGCTTGCCGGCGGCGATGGCCCGCTTGATCGAGGTGACGCGGGCGGAGGTGACCTGCGCGTCGAAGTAGATGTCGACGCTGTCGTCGGCGAGTACGGCGTCGAGGTCGGTCGACCAGTGCGAGAGGCCGTGCCGTTCGGCGATCACACGCAGCGCGTGCGCGCGGCGGCCGACGAGGACCGGCTCGGGCCAGAGCAGCTCGCCGTCCCCGAGGTCGAGGCCGCCCTGTTCGCGGATCGCGAGGAGGGAGCGCACCAGATGCTGGCGGTATCCCATCCGGCCCGTGACGCCGTTCATGGCGATCCGCAGTGTCCTGCGTGTCACGAAGTTGCCTCCATGTCCCCTCGATGGTTCCGAGTTCCCTCGATTTGACAGTAGCAAGCGCTTTCTACACGGTATGAAGCTAGCCTGCCGACAGTCGCCCGGACAAGGGCTCGGTTCCATCTCCCGCGGAGGAAAGCGATGACAGTCACCCTGGCGGATGTGGCGGCGCGCGCCCGGGTGTCCCCGGCCACCGTCTCCCGTGTGCTCAACGGCAACTACCCGGTCGCCGCGTCGACGCGGGAACGGGTGCTGCGCGCGGTCGACGAGCTCGACTACGTACTGAACGGCCCCGCGAGCTCGCTCGCCGCGGCCACCTCCGACCTGGTCGGCATCCTCGTCAACGACATCGCCGACCCGTTCTTCGGGATCATGGCCGGGGCCGCCCAGACCGAGATCGGCGGACAGGAGGGGTCCGGACGGGCCGGCGGCGAGAAGCTGGCCGTCGTCTGCAACACCGGGGGCTCACCGGAGCGCGAGCTGACCTATCTCACCCTGCTCCAGCGGCAGCGGGCCGCGGCCGTGGTGCTGACCGGCGGCGCGCTGGAGGACCCGGGCCACATCGCGGCGATGACCGCGAAACTGGCGAAACTCGCGGACGCCGGCACCCGCGTGGTGCTCTGCGGGCGGCCGCCGCTGCCCGGCAGCGACGCCATCGCCGCCGCGCTCGCCTTCGACAACCGGGGCGGCGGACGGCGGCTCACCGAGCATCTGCTCGCGCTGGGCCACCGCACGATCGGGTACGTCGCGGGGCCCGCGGAGCGCACCACGACGCGCCACCGCCTGGAGGGCCACCGGGCCGCGCTGGCCGCCGCCGGACTTGACGAGAACCAGGACCGGCTCACCGTGCACGGTCCGTACGCCCGCCGCTCCGGCTATGACGCGGCACTCGAACTGCTTCG
This portion of the Streptomyces sp. NBC_01750 genome encodes:
- a CDS encoding LacI family DNA-binding transcriptional regulator is translated as MTVTLADVAARARVSPATVSRVLNGNYPVAASTRERVLRAVDELDYVLNGPASSLAAATSDLVGILVNDIADPFFGIMAGAAQTEIGGQEGSGRAGGEKLAVVCNTGGSPERELTYLTLLQRQRAAAVVLTGGALEDPGHIAAMTAKLAKLADAGTRVVLCGRPPLPGSDAIAAALAFDNRGGGRRLTEHLLALGHRTIGYVAGPAERTTTRHRLEGHRAALAAAGLDENQDRLTVHGPYARRSGYDAALELLRREPGLTAIVAANDTVALGACAALRDQGLRIPEDVSVAGFDDLPFSVDAVPALTTVRLPLYEAGARAGRLAMGKEAPPPGGIATIGAELMARASTAPPRKR
- a CDS encoding dihydrodipicolinate synthase family protein; the encoded protein is MTIRLLHGVYEPSTEPAVFAAGEAPLTSRSVFSAAHVVADPYADTSWGAPAAVDWDATLAFRRHLWAHGLGVAEAMDTAQRGMGLDWAGAAELIRRSAAEAKAVGGAIACGVGTDQLTGPADLMAVRAAYEEQLALVEETGAQAILMASRALAAAARTPDDYLDLYSYLLRQASEPVILHWLGPMFDPALEGYWGSADLDAATSVLLDVIHAHPDKIDGIKISLLDAQREIDLRRRLPEGVRCYTGDDFNYPELIAGDDRGFSHALLGIFDPLGPLAADAVRALDTGDVCGFRKRLDPTVGLSRHLFQPPTRFYKTGVVLLAWLAGHQSHFTMVGGLQSARSLPHLCRAYELADGLGLFPDPALAESRMKSLLNMYGVAQ
- a CDS encoding sugar phosphate isomerase/epimerase family protein, producing MTVKQLTLPELVDACAVFGIPGMGLWREPVRAYGVEAAAKLVRDAGLAVTSLCRGGFLTAIEAAERARALDDNRAAIDEAATLGTDTLVLVSGGLPPGSRDLAAARSRIADALAVLAPYAGERGVRLAIEPLHPMYAADRCVVSTLTQALDLAERFPASQVGVVVDTYHIWWDDTAPAAVARAGSSGRIHAFQLADWTTPLPAGVLDGRGQIGDGAIDLREWRERVEGAGYGGAIEVELFNGGLWARDGVEVLGETVRRYGEHVA
- a CDS encoding Gfo/Idh/MocA family protein; the encoded protein is MTRRTLRIAMNGVTGRMGYRQHLVRSLLAIREQGGLDLGDGELLWPEPVLVGRRAHALRVIAERHGLSHWSTDLDAVLADDSVDIYFDAQVTSARVTSIKRAIAAGKHIYTEKPTATDLAGALELARLAEAAGVKHGVVQDKIFLPGLLKLKRLVDGSFFGDILSVRGEFGYWVFEGDWQGAQRPSWNYRSEDGGGIVVDMFPHWEYVLHELFGRVTSVTAQVATHVPQRWDERGKPYAATADDSAYGIFRLEGGAVAQINSSWAVRVNRDELVEFQVDGTHGSAVAGLRRCRVQHRSATPKPVWNPDLPATESFRDQWQEVPDNTEFENGFKAQWELFLRHVALGEPYHWDLLAGARGVQLAELGLKSSAEGRRFDVPELSL